From a region of the Lactuca sativa cultivar Salinas chromosome 4, Lsat_Salinas_v11, whole genome shotgun sequence genome:
- the LOC111876824 gene encoding uncharacterized protein LOC111876824: MSINGMKLEEPTCKKDHVNLEIILSNKEILEVDFVDLILLGLPFRGHDESEDSINRGNFLELLQFYADRNDKVGRVVLKNAPKNSQMTSSSIQKDIVHVAAKETTKVIVKDIESEFFAILVDESRDVFCKEKMALVLRFLNSQGVVVERFIGIKHVSDTSTLSLKTTIYSFLTECGLSPHKIRGQGSDGASNMSGAFNGLKNLIVNEVKSTHFIHCFAHQLQLTLVFVAKNHPDINDFFDLISHLLNMIGSSYKRTDIKRDTNNKSGGEIQSGTSLNQEVGIKQPCDTRWGSHFGSLLNIKRVYSSICEVLEDVKANRVTNDLNITLQKKDQDIVNAMHQELNNRFNEINMSLLVSMASLCPSKSFQALNVEELLKMATFYSNEFPEHDLGALRASLQNYIVDVRGDERFKNLKGIGNLAKMMVETNKHTIYPMVYLLLKLALTFPVATSTVERAFSGMKLIKNNL; this comes from the exons ATGTCAATCAACGGGATGAAATTAGAAGAGCCTACTTGCAAAAAGGACCATGTCAACCTCGAGATCATTCTTTCCAACAAAGAGATATTGGAGGTAGACTTCGTAGATTTAATCCTTCTTG GTTTACCATTTCGAGGTCATGATGAAAGTGAAGACTCGATTAATAGAGGTAACTTTCTTGAACTTCTTCAGTTCTATGCTGATCGAAATGATAAAGTAGGTCGTGTTGTATTAAAGAATGCTCCAAAGAATTCACAAATGACAAGTAGTTCAATTCAAAAGGATATTGTACATGTTGCAGCAAAGGAAACTACTAAGGTTATTGTGAAAGATATCGAAAGTGAGTTCTTTGCAATTTTAGTAGACGAATCACGTGATGTGTTTTGTAAAGAGAAAATGGCATTGGTTTTACGGTTCTTGAATAGTCAAGGGGTTGTTGTGGAGAGATTTATTGGCATAAAACATGTCAGTGACACTTCGACTTTGTCATTAAAGACAACTATTTATTCATTTCTGACAGAATGTGGATTGAGTCCACATAAGATTCGAGGACAAGGTTCTGATGGAGCTAGTAACATGAGTGGTGCATTTAATGGCTTGAAGAATTTGATTGTGAATGAAGTGAAATCTACACATTTTATTCATTGTTTTGCTCACCAGTTACAATTAACACTTGTGTTTGTTGCAAAGAATCACCCGGACATTAATGACTTTTTTGACTTGATTTCTCATTTGTTAAACATGATTGGTTCTTCTTATAAACGTACAGACATTAAGAGAGACACAAACAACAAAAGTGGTG gCGAGATTCAAAGTGGTACGAGTTTGAATCAAGAAGTTGGTATCAAACAACCTTGTGATACTCGTTGGGGTTCTCATTTTGGTTCACTCTTAAATATCAAGAGAGTGTATTCTTCTATTTGTGAAGTACTTGAAGACGTTAAAGCTAATA GGGTCACAAATGATTTGAACATCACGCTGCAAAAAAAAGACCAGGATATTGTAAATGCAATGCATCAA GAGCTCAACAACCGATTTAATGAAATAAACATGTCATTACTTGTTTCCATGGCTTCTTTGTGTCCAAGTAAGTCTTTTCAAGCTTTAAATGTAGAGGAGCTTCTCAAGATGGCTACGTTTTATTCTAACGAGTTCCCAGAACATGACCTTGGAGCACTTAGAGCAAGTCTTCAAAATTATATTGTGGATGTACGAGGTGATGAAAGGTTTAAAAACTTGAAGGGAATTGGAAACTTGGCAAAGATGATGGttgaaacaaacaagcatacaatATATCCAATGGTATATCTTCTACTAAAATTAGCATTAACATTTCCAGTTGCAACATCCACTGTGGAACGTGCGTTTTCCGGAATGAAGTTGATAAAGAACAATTTGTGA
- the LOC128133193 gene encoding uncharacterized protein LOC128133193 has product MQTPYHSNVEDTSGGSNVADLHGSHFPLIHRDGKGFADHSIHGLIVEMAWDCLDHAWPTYKSIPREVVKQWFARFMTRYRWNSQEEGGIFDCFESVLKVRFRDIMGAFKKTSSRMARKAGHTIHEINDSYQILQNFAPRPIHEDVWRRLCVYWDTDEWKKKSLIGKRNRSTSVDSGVTSTYTSSNIEVSETRKQMKKLTDKNPDWVDVFMKTRLTTESKAKYFNGDGEGLQYITSTAQQAYRRHIGETSSRGMETIRLSKELMILSCGPPHRCRGREGKAKVTYMGLDHLIFILL; this is encoded by the exons ATGCAGACACCTTACCACTCGAATGTTGAAGATACGTCGGGTGGCTCTAATGTTGCAGATTTGCATGGTTCTCATTTTCCGTTGATCCACCGGGATGGGAAGGG GTTTGCAGACCATTCTATACATGGGTTAATTGTAGAAATGGCATGGGATTGTTTGGATCATGCTTGGCCTACATATAAGAGTATCCCACGGGAGGTTGTGAAACAATGGTTTGCGCGTTTTATG ACTCGTTATCGGTGGAATTCACAAGAAGAAGGTGGCATCTTCGATTGTTTTGAGAGTGTTTTGAAAGTGCGTTTTAGAGACATAATGGGGGCTTTTAAGAAAACATCATCAAGAATGGCAAGAAAAGCAGGGCATACTATCCATGAAATTAATGACTCATATCAGATCCTCCAGAATTTTGCTCCTCGTCCCATACATGAAGACGTGTGGAGGCGTTTGTGTGTT TATTGGGACACAGATGAATGGAAGAAAAAATCTCTTATCGGGAAAAGGAACCGTAGCACTTCTGTTGATTCTGGGGTGACATCTACGTATACAAGCAGCAACATCGAAGTCAGCGAGACTCGTAAGCAGATG AAAAAGTTGACGGATAAAAACCCAGACTGGGTCGATGTGTTTATGAAGACACGTCTTACAACAGAGTCTAAGGCAAAGTATTTTAATGGAGATGGTGAGGGATTGCAATATATCACTAGTACAGCGCAACAGGCATAT AGGAGGCATATAGGAGAGACCTCGTCGAGAGGTATGGAGACGATCCGACTCAGCAAAGAACTAATGATCCTGAGTTGTGGGCCGCCACACAGATGCAGAGGTAGGGAGGGAAAGGCAAAGGTCACATATATGGGATtggatcatctaatcttcatttTGTTGTAA